One part of the Bdellovibrio bacteriovorus genome encodes these proteins:
- the rplE gene encoding 50S ribosomal protein L5, whose translation MNRLHTRYNKEIAPALKNQLGVKNVMQVPRLEKITLSVCLSEAVQNPKILNTVVDEITAITGQKAVITKAKKAISNFKLRAGIPLGVRVTLRREKMWSFMDRLNTLALPRVRDFRGLPNKGFDGRGNYNMGLKEQIVFPEINYDKVDKTRGMNITICTTAKNDTEGRALLEALGMPFRK comes from the coding sequence ATGAATCGCTTACATACAAGATATAATAAAGAGATCGCTCCCGCTCTGAAGAACCAATTGGGAGTTAAAAACGTGATGCAAGTACCTCGCCTGGAGAAAATCACTCTGAGCGTGTGCTTGAGCGAAGCTGTTCAGAATCCAAAAATCTTGAACACTGTGGTTGATGAAATCACAGCGATCACTGGACAAAAAGCTGTTATCACTAAAGCAAAGAAAGCTATCTCCAACTTTAAGTTGCGTGCTGGCATCCCATTGGGTGTTCGCGTGACTTTGAGAAGAGAAAAAATGTGGTCCTTCATGGATCGTTTGAACACGCTGGCACTACCTCGCGTACGTGACTTCCGTGGCTTGCCTAACAAAGGTTTCGACGGTCGTGGTAACTACAACATGGGCTTGAAAGAGCAGATCGTGTTCCCTGAGATCAACTACGATAAAGTAGACAAGACTCGTGGTATGAACATCACTATCTGTACAACTGCGAAGAACGATACTGAAGGCAGAGCGTTGCTTGAAGCGCTTGGTATGCCTTTCAGAAAATAA
- the rpsN gene encoding 30S ribosomal protein S14: protein MARKASIEKNNKRKALAAKYGQYRAELRAKAVDMKLSDEERATARTKLQALPRDTNPNRTITRCEISGRPRGNYRKFGLSRIAFRQLALDGKLPGVTKASW from the coding sequence TTGGCTCGTAAAGCAAGCATTGAAAAAAATAATAAAAGAAAAGCTCTTGCTGCTAAGTATGGTCAATACAGAGCAGAATTGAGAGCTAAAGCTGTTGATATGAAGCTTTCTGACGAAGAAAGAGCAACTGCACGCACTAAGCTGCAAGCTCTTCCTCGTGACACAAACCCAAACCGCACAATCACACGTTGTGAAATTTCTGGTCGCCCTCGTGGTAACTACAGAAAATTCGGTTTGTCTCGTATTGCGTTCAGACAATTGGCCCTTGACGGTAAATTGCCTGGCGTAACGAAAGCCAGCTGGTAA
- the rpsH gene encoding 30S ribosomal protein S8, translating into MDTISQFLTMIRNAGAAKHEKVDMPASKVRAGIAQILVNEGFIRSFKVAKDSKQGIMRVYLKYDEAGGHAINNIDRVSRPGRRVYVKSDKIPTVRSGMGMSIISTSKGIMSGKQATEQKLGGELLATLW; encoded by the coding sequence ATGGATACAATTTCTCAGTTCCTTACAATGATCAGAAACGCTGGAGCAGCAAAACACGAAAAAGTGGATATGCCTGCTTCTAAAGTGAGAGCTGGTATTGCTCAGATCTTGGTAAACGAAGGCTTCATCAGAAGCTTTAAAGTTGCTAAAGACAGCAAACAAGGCATCATGCGTGTTTATTTGAAGTATGACGAAGCTGGTGGCCACGCGATCAATAATATTGACCGTGTTAGCCGTCCTGGCCGTCGCGTTTATGTTAAATCTGACAAGATTCCAACTGTTCGTTCTGGTATGGGCATGTCCATCATCAGCACAAGCAAAGGAATCATGAGCGGTAAGCAAGCTACAGAGCAAAAACTCGGTGGCGAATTGCTTGCGACACTTTGGTAG
- the rplF gene encoding 50S ribosomal protein L6, with amino-acid sequence MSRIGKAPVVFDNTVQVSVTPANEVVVKGAKSSLKIGMKPNVSAKIDGNKVVLTPNDETKESRAMHGLYRALIQNAVTGVTKGFTKGLELQGVGYRANVAGKKLELSLGFSHPVIFDIPEGIEIKVDKQTQLTITGPSKELVGQVAAKIRSFRPPEPYLGKGVRYTGEQIRRKAGKSAGK; translated from the coding sequence ATGTCTCGTATTGGAAAAGCACCCGTTGTTTTTGATAACACAGTACAAGTGAGCGTTACACCTGCTAACGAAGTAGTCGTTAAAGGTGCGAAAAGCTCTTTGAAAATCGGTATGAAACCAAATGTTTCCGCGAAAATCGACGGCAACAAAGTGGTTTTGACTCCGAACGATGAAACTAAAGAAAGCCGCGCGATGCACGGTCTTTACAGAGCACTTATCCAGAACGCAGTTACTGGCGTTACTAAGGGCTTCACTAAAGGTCTGGAGCTTCAAGGGGTTGGATATCGTGCAAACGTTGCAGGTAAAAAGTTGGAGCTTTCTTTGGGCTTCTCTCACCCTGTAATCTTCGATATCCCAGAAGGTATTGAAATTAAAGTTGATAAGCAAACACAGTTGACTATCACTGGTCCAAGTAAAGAGCTTGTTGGTCAAGTTGCGGCGAAAATCCGCTCCTTCCGTCCACCAGAGCCATACCTGGGCAAAGGTGTTCGTTACACTGGTGAGCAGATCAGACGTAAAGCCGGTAAGTCTGCTGGTAAATAA